One segment of Chloroflexota bacterium DNA contains the following:
- the murC gene encoding UDP-N-acetylmuramate--L-alanine ligase, with the protein MLASFNRIHFIGIGGAGLSAIARTLVEQGKQVSGSDQAASAQTTALAALGARISIGQRAENLADAELVVISSAVRENNPELAAARAAGLPVIKRDALLAEMMQAREAIAIAGTHGKTTTTAMTAFCLSELGLDPTFIVGGVMTNYGTNARFGRGPHFVIEADEYDHMFLGLKPRHGVVTNIEFDHPDCFADEAAMVRDFRQFVTLPSIAQAHGAVIVCGDSHNARALRAVAPDARSYGFADYNDYRIVDPQVHAGQGVEYVVSHDRRSIAVVRLGIPGRHNMLNACAVVALFDRLRLDMPAAVDALARFRGTQRRFEVRGEAGGITIVDDYAHHPTEIRATLSAARERYAGRRVWAVFQPHTYSRTRALLDEFAGAFAQADAVIITEIFPSREVDTLGVSGRDIVARMRHPAAQFAPTLAAAETALRAAWRPGDVLLLLGAGDINTLSGRLLNGLAGTAVSEPAPLAHGAQS; encoded by the coding sequence ATGCTGGCGAGCTTCAATCGAATTCACTTTATCGGCATTGGCGGCGCGGGTCTGTCGGCCATTGCCCGGACGCTGGTCGAGCAGGGCAAGCAGGTCAGCGGCTCGGACCAGGCGGCCAGCGCGCAGACGACCGCCCTGGCGGCGCTGGGCGCGCGCATCAGCATCGGCCAGCGCGCCGAGAACCTGGCGGACGCCGAACTGGTCGTCATATCGTCGGCGGTGCGCGAGAACAACCCGGAACTGGCGGCGGCGCGCGCGGCAGGACTGCCCGTCATCAAGCGCGATGCGCTGCTGGCGGAGATGATGCAGGCGCGCGAGGCGATTGCCATCGCCGGGACGCACGGCAAGACGACGACGACCGCCATGACGGCGTTCTGTCTCAGCGAGCTGGGACTCGATCCGACATTCATCGTCGGCGGCGTGATGACCAATTACGGGACCAACGCGCGCTTCGGGCGCGGCCCACATTTCGTGATCGAAGCCGACGAGTACGATCACATGTTCCTGGGGCTGAAGCCCCGCCACGGCGTGGTGACCAACATCGAGTTTGATCATCCAGACTGCTTCGCCGACGAGGCCGCCATGGTGCGCGACTTCCGGCAATTCGTGACGCTGCCGAGCATCGCGCAGGCGCACGGCGCGGTCATCGTCTGCGGCGACTCGCACAATGCGCGGGCGCTGCGGGCCGTGGCGCCCGATGCGCGCTCGTACGGCTTTGCCGACTACAACGACTACCGCATTGTCGACCCGCAGGTGCACGCCGGGCAGGGCGTTGAATACGTCGTCTCCCACGACCGCCGCTCGATCGCGGTGGTACGGCTGGGCATACCCGGCCGGCACAACATGCTCAATGCGTGCGCCGTCGTTGCGCTGTTCGACCGGCTGCGATTGGACATGCCGGCTGCGGTCGACGCGCTGGCGCGTTTCCGCGGCACGCAGCGCCGGTTCGAGGTGCGCGGCGAGGCCGGTGGCATCACCATCGTGGACGATTACGCGCATCACCCGACGGAGATTCGGGCGACCCTGTCGGCCGCGCGCGAGCGTTACGCGGGCCGCCGCGTCTGGGCTGTTTTTCAGCCGCACACGTACTCGCGCACGCGCGCGTTGCTGGACGAGTTTGCCGGCGCATTCGCGCAGGCCGATGCGGTGATCATCACGGAGATCTTCCCCTCACGCGAGGTGGACACACTGGGCGTCAGCGGCCGCGACATCGTGGCGCGCATGCGGCATCCGGCCGCGCAGTTTGCGCCAACGCTGGCCGCCGCCGAGACGGCCCTGCGCGCGGCGTGGCGTCCCGGCGACGTGCTGCTGCTGCTGGGAGCGGGGGATATCAACACATTAAGCGGACGCCTGCTGAACGGACTGGCGGGCACGGCGGTTTCAGAGCCGGCGCCGCTTGCGCATGGAGCGCAATCTTGA